In a single window of the Bacillus rossius redtenbacheri isolate Brsri chromosome 8, Brsri_v3, whole genome shotgun sequence genome:
- the LOC134535548 gene encoding hamartin, whose protein sequence is MEVSVIFQQLESNQPDAVEEAKKLFHEALNSTKESWLVNSFLDYFINTNSPRCVEILVGVREPHDKHLFDRLLEMLKGSSKLQALTFLGQIVHGQPPWLYRITQHPLFKELVKLLRTEMDILSLMSALLVIIVLLPMFPALVGAHLQELFEIFSRLAAWNTNNPNKLPEEHLLHLQVSLYSLFLRLYAMYPCNFLSYLRREYGQPECLGIFSHTIKPILDTVRVHPMLVTATKDAETTAARWKSMEHHDVMVECAKLAIDTVETVQSNQIEQSKIVHCALKHSSHDLLMHHQLEFTKIVELFSPSRYCGLQKTPPLPETLPSSIPQPSSSQIHAVLPSQEGTSPPEAAIEATPETTPVKDPRRPPSSKTVRALNSFSETTPTHSQPSSPLKKEQSPFHFLGERPLRRDSLMSRRIQLVQQEKAIATEQPPSPIMPELAPEDQEVVEIVEQGQQLKSLQQRTCDSVLQEFHPHVDEYEECTRDSSSPCCKGGLHLPTSNSMLSLAERVQRFYGPQSDVHCEMESFSPAQFTEKMSIGTQTVSSAPYEHLFLGIVPVVSSKILYSPENLLDKYIEYVVHTNDSECEVWRLKDQLVLFNLQLQFERQRREVHAERNRRLLGKSRSNRALEEHNSALCDQLSLLQRDKESLHVQLERMREDNYLQEERLQETISYWQKQFSAEQRKSRDLAMQVNIQEQELAKAKETTAALNQEFSKVESVLFAATKDHPQSAVIEQLRTSLEQAHKEIILMGELQQKYRERFSQLTVLQNFEEEKVQLLESYRQEVQTCHELLEVRTSERDASNARVLELEKALLGKDNVIAEQKRLLKNEKEQYCGQLEAVESKYNAQRALNQKLEEFVMELNQRGTRGNKSPDDTASVSSGEKQLGPNSPLSQSLCSAEGVCLSTILGGQGMEMKDLQQIVDKPSVSSSANVSSDDLATPSTSGFTTDEHLLL, encoded by the coding sequence ATGGAAGTGTCTGTCATATTTCAGCAGCTAGAATCTAACCAACCAGACGCTGTTGAagaagcaaaaaaattatttcatgaagCTCTGAATTCAACTAAAGAGTCATGGCTAGTGAACAGTTTCTTGGATTATTTTATTAACACCAATTCTCCACGATGTGTGGAAATTCTGGTTGGTGTAAGAGAACCACATGACAAGCATTTATTTGATAGGCTTTTAGAGATGTTAAAAGGTTCATCAAAACTTCAAGCTCTGACCTTTCTAGGTCAAATTGTTCATGGACAACCCCCATGGTTATACAGAATAACCCAGCATCCACTTTTTAAAGAACTCGTGAAACTTCTGAGGACTGAAATGGATATACTCTCATTAATGAGTGCTCTTCTAGTCATAATTGTCTTACTGCCTATGTTTCCAGCTCTTGTGGGTGCACATCTTCAagaattgtttgaaatatttagtCGCTTGGCTGCATGGAATACAAATAATCCTAACAAGTTGCCTGAAGAACATCTGTTACATTTACAAGTTAGTTTGTATTCATTATTTTTGCGTTTGTATGCAATGTATCCATGTAACTTTTTGTCCTACTTACGCCGTGAGTATGGACAGCCAGAATGCCTGGGAATATTTAGTCACACGATAAAGCCAATTCTAGATACGGTTAGAGTTCATCCTATGTTGGTCACAGCAACTAAAGATGCAGAGACAACAGCAGCTCGCTGGAAGAGCATGGAACATCATGATGTAATGGTAGAATGTGCCAAATTGGCTATAGATACTGTGGAGACAGTTCAGAGTAATCAGATTGAGCAGTCTAAAATTGTTCACTGTGCTTTGAAACATTCTAGCCATGACTTACTAATGCATCATCAACTTGAATTTACAAAAATAGTTGAATTGTTTAGTCCAAGCAGATATTGTGGCTTACAGAAAACACCTCCACTTCCGGAAACATTGCCTTCATCTATTCCTCAACCTTCTAGCTCTCAGATTCATGCAGTTCTACCATCTCAAGAAGGCACTTCTCCACCAGAAGCAGCTATAGAAGCTACTCCCGAAACTACACCTGTGAAAGACCCCAGGAGACCTCCATCGTCCAAGACTGTCAGAGCTCTGAACTCATTTAGTGAGACTACACCAACACATTCTCAACCATCTTCACCACTAAAAAAAGAACAGTCCCCTTTTCACTTTTTGGGGGAGCGACCATTGCGACGTGACTCGTTGATGTCGCGAAGAATACAGCTTGTGCAACAAGAAAAAGCAATTGCTACAGAACAGCCACCGAGTCCCATCATGCCGGAATTAGCACCAGAAGATCAGGAAGTTGTGGAGATAGTTGAACAGGGACAGCAACTGAAATCCCTGCAGCAACGAACATGTGACAGTGTGTTGCAGGAATTCCATCCCCATGTAGATGAGTACGAAGAATGCACTCGTGACAGTAGCTCGCCTTGCTGCAAGGGAGGGTTACATCTACCGACCAGCAATTCTATGCTTAGTTTAGCAGAAAGAGTTCAGCGCTTCTATGGCCCACAATCAGATGTTCATTGTGAAATGGAAAGTTTCTCGCCTGCGCAGTTTACGGAAAAGATGTCTATCGGTACTCAAACGGTATCCTCTGCTCCATATGAGCACCTTTTTCTCGGAATTGTTCCAGTTGTTTCCTCAAAGATTCTGTACTCTCCTGAAAACCTTTTAGATAAATACATAGAATATGTCGTGCATACAAATGATTCGGAATGTGAAGTATGGCGTCTTAAGGACCAACTCGTACTGTTTAACTTACAGCTTCAGTTTGAGAGACAGCGTCGTGAAGTTCATGCGGAAAGAAACAGACGACTACTTGGTAAATCTAGATCCAATAGGGCTTTGGAAGAGCACAATTCAGCACTGTGTGATCAGTTGTCATTGCTTCAAAGGGACAAGGAGTCACTCCACGTTCAGCTAGAAAGAATGAGAGAGGATAACTATTTACAAGAAGAACGGTTACAGGAGACTATTAGTTACTGGCAGAAACAGTTTTCTGCAGAGCAGAGGAAATCCAGAGACTTGGCAATGCAGGTGAACATCCAGGAGCAAGAGCTTGCAAAAGCAAAGGAGACGACTGCTGCTCTCAACCAGGAATTCTCCAAAGTAGAATCTGTGCTATTTGCAGCAACTAAAGATCATCCTCAGTCTGCAGTTATTGAACAGCTTCGGACTAGTTTGGAACAGGCccacaaagaaataattttgatgGGGGAATTGCAACAAAAGTACAGAGAGAGATTTTCTCAATTGACAGTGTTACAGAACTTTGAGGAAGAAAAGGTGCAGTTACTAGAGTCGTACAGACAAGAGGTGCAGACGTGCCACGAGTTGTTGGAGGTGCGAACCTCAGAGCGGGATGCTTCGAATGCACGAGTATTGGAACTGGAAAAGGCCCTCCTAGGAAAAGACAACGTGATTGCGGAACAGAAACGCTTGCTGAAGAACGAGAAAGAGCAGTACTGCGGTCAGTTAGAGGCGGTGGAGAGCAAGTATAATGCTCAAAGAGCGCTCAACCAGAAGCTGGAAGAGTTTGTAATGGAACTGAACCAGAGGGGCACCAGAGGTAACAAGTCCCCCGACGACACTGCAAGCGTGAGCTCTGGGGAAAAACAGTTGGGGCCCAACTCACCGTTGTCGCAGTCCCTCTGTTCGGCGGAGGGCGTCTGCTTGTCGACCATCCTGGGGGGGCAGGGCATGGAGATGAAGGACTTGCAGCAGATCGTGGACAAGCCTTCTGTTAGTAGTTCTGCGAACGTCAGCTCCGATGATCTCGCGACTCCTTCCACGTCAGGTTTCACAACCGACGAACATTTGTTACTTTGA